One window from the genome of Musa acuminata AAA Group cultivar baxijiao chromosome BXJ1-4, Cavendish_Baxijiao_AAA, whole genome shotgun sequence encodes:
- the LOC135660542 gene encoding probable GDP-L-fucose synthase 1 isoform X1, with product MNSDLTIGSSDNTSSPARCKPNRIRIFKLGPIHLVCIGMYGHVLLAWPSPFLVSPFITGSSSYDLLPAAPPRQGSGDLLRLPFSRISEMGAVESEATEVIGSFLSDTAVKVFIAGHRGLVGSAIHRKLLALGFTNLLLRTHSELDLTRQADVEAFFAAERPRYVIVAAAKVGGIHANSTYPADFVSVNLQIQTNIIDAALRCAGGAVRKLLFLGSSCIYPKLAPQPIPESALLSGPLEPTNEWYAVAKISGIKMCQAYRIQHGLDAISAMPTNLYGPHDNFHPENSHVLPALIRRFHKAKISGAKEVVVWGTGSPLREFLHVDDLADAVVFLMDRYSGLEHVNVGSGKEVTIKGLAEMVKEVVGFEGDLVWDSTKPDGTPRKLMDSSKLAGMGWEAKIPLRQGLADTYKCMMASLVFRWKLW from the exons ATGAATTCGGATCTCACAATCGGATCTTCAGATAACACGAGTTCACCCGCAAGATGCAAACCAAATCGCATTCGGATCTTTAAATTGGGCCCGATCCACCTTGTATGCATAGGTATGTATGGTCACGTGCTGCTCGCATGGCCCTCCCCATTTCTAGTTTCCCCATTTATTACTGGCAGTTCTTCCTACGATCTCCTCCCCGCAGCACCGCCACGACAAGGATCCGGCGATCTCCTCCGTCTCCCATTCTCCCGGATCAGCGAGATGGGTGCAGTCGAATCCGAGGCCACGGAGGTGATCGGCTCGTTCCTCTCCGATACGGCGGTAAAGGTGTTTATCGCCGGCCACCGCGGCCTCGTCGGTTCGGCCATCCACCGCAAGCTCCTCGCTCTCGGCTTCACCAACCTCCTCCTGCGCACCCACTCCGAGCTCGACCTCACCCGACAGGCCGACGTGGAGGCCTTCTTCGCCGCCGAGCGCCCCCGCTACGTCATCGTCGCCGCCGCCAAGGTCGGCGGCATCCACGCGAACTCCACCTACCCCGCCGACTTCGTCTCCGTCAACCTTCAGATCCAGACTAACATCATCGACGCCGCCCTCCGCTGTGCTGGCGGCGCTGTCCGCAAGCTCCTCTTCCTCGGCTCCTCCTGCATCTACCCTAAGCTCGCCCCTCAGCCCATCCCAGAATCCGCGCTTCTTTCCGGCCCCCTCGAGCCTACCAACGAGTGGTACGCGGTCGCCAAGATTTCCGGCATCAAGATGTGCCAGGCCTACCGGATCCAGCACGGCCTCGACGCCATCTCCGCCATGCCGACCAACCTCTACGGCCCCCACGACAACTTCCACCCGGAGAACTCCCATGTCCTTCCGGCCCTGATCCGGCGCTTCCACAAGGCCAAGATCTCCGGCGCCAAGGAGGTGGTCGTCTGGGGCACGGGTTCGCCTCTGAGGGAGTTCCTCCACGTGGATGACCTCGCCGACGCGGTGGTCTTCCTGATGGACCGGTACTCGGGGTTGGAGCACGTCAATGTGGGGAGCGGGAAGGAGGTGACAATAAAGGGGCTTGCGGAGATGGTGAAGGAAGTAGTTGGTTTCGAAGGGGACCTCGTGTGGGACTCGACGAAGCCCGATGGGACGCCAAGGAAGCTGATGGACAGCTCGAAGCTGGCTGGAATGGGGTGGGAGGCGAAGATCCCGCTCCGCCAGGGGCTGGCGGATACGTACAAGTG TATGATGGCCTCTTTAGTCTTCAGGTGGAAGCTATGGTAG
- the LOC135660542 gene encoding probable GDP-L-fucose synthase 1 isoform X2, which produces MNSDLTIGSSDNTSSPARCKPNRIRIFKLGPIHLVCIGMYGHVLLAWPSPFLVSPFITGSSSYDLLPAAPPRQGSGDLLRLPFSRISEMGAVESEATEVIGSFLSDTAVKVFIAGHRGLVGSAIHRKLLALGFTNLLLRTHSELDLTRQADVEAFFAAERPRYVIVAAAKVGGIHANSTYPADFVSVNLQIQTNIIDAALRCAGGAVRKLLFLGSSCIYPKLAPQPIPESALLSGPLEPTNEWYAVAKISGIKMCQAYRIQHGLDAISAMPTNLYGPHDNFHPENSHVLPALIRRFHKAKISGAKEVVVWGTGSPLREFLHVDDLADAVVFLMDRYSGLEHVNVGSGKEVTIKGLAEMVKEVVGFEGDLVWDSTKPDGTPRKLMDSSKLAGMGWEAKIPLRQGLADTYKWYVDNVIDH; this is translated from the coding sequence ATGAATTCGGATCTCACAATCGGATCTTCAGATAACACGAGTTCACCCGCAAGATGCAAACCAAATCGCATTCGGATCTTTAAATTGGGCCCGATCCACCTTGTATGCATAGGTATGTATGGTCACGTGCTGCTCGCATGGCCCTCCCCATTTCTAGTTTCCCCATTTATTACTGGCAGTTCTTCCTACGATCTCCTCCCCGCAGCACCGCCACGACAAGGATCCGGCGATCTCCTCCGTCTCCCATTCTCCCGGATCAGCGAGATGGGTGCAGTCGAATCCGAGGCCACGGAGGTGATCGGCTCGTTCCTCTCCGATACGGCGGTAAAGGTGTTTATCGCCGGCCACCGCGGCCTCGTCGGTTCGGCCATCCACCGCAAGCTCCTCGCTCTCGGCTTCACCAACCTCCTCCTGCGCACCCACTCCGAGCTCGACCTCACCCGACAGGCCGACGTGGAGGCCTTCTTCGCCGCCGAGCGCCCCCGCTACGTCATCGTCGCCGCCGCCAAGGTCGGCGGCATCCACGCGAACTCCACCTACCCCGCCGACTTCGTCTCCGTCAACCTTCAGATCCAGACTAACATCATCGACGCCGCCCTCCGCTGTGCTGGCGGCGCTGTCCGCAAGCTCCTCTTCCTCGGCTCCTCCTGCATCTACCCTAAGCTCGCCCCTCAGCCCATCCCAGAATCCGCGCTTCTTTCCGGCCCCCTCGAGCCTACCAACGAGTGGTACGCGGTCGCCAAGATTTCCGGCATCAAGATGTGCCAGGCCTACCGGATCCAGCACGGCCTCGACGCCATCTCCGCCATGCCGACCAACCTCTACGGCCCCCACGACAACTTCCACCCGGAGAACTCCCATGTCCTTCCGGCCCTGATCCGGCGCTTCCACAAGGCCAAGATCTCCGGCGCCAAGGAGGTGGTCGTCTGGGGCACGGGTTCGCCTCTGAGGGAGTTCCTCCACGTGGATGACCTCGCCGACGCGGTGGTCTTCCTGATGGACCGGTACTCGGGGTTGGAGCACGTCAATGTGGGGAGCGGGAAGGAGGTGACAATAAAGGGGCTTGCGGAGATGGTGAAGGAAGTAGTTGGTTTCGAAGGGGACCTCGTGTGGGACTCGACGAAGCCCGATGGGACGCCAAGGAAGCTGATGGACAGCTCGAAGCTGGCTGGAATGGGGTGGGAGGCGAAGATCCCGCTCCGCCAGGGGCTGGCGGATACGTACAAGTGGTATGTGGATAACGTCATCGACCATTAG
- the LOC135660510 gene encoding protein TIC 55, chloroplastic-like, with protein sequence MALPSCLPSLQKPSPCVSSAFLRRPLLVASTKGKPGAATSRQRWRRGTGSVAAGPMSTEEVLLRPEEEEVKEEYDWREEWYPLYLTAEVPEDAPLAHTVFDEKIVLFRDGNGVIRCFQDRCPHRLAKLSEGQLVDGRLECLYHGWQFGDDGKCLKIPQLPDGARIPRSACVRTYETRDSQGVVWVWMSDKNPPDENKLPWFEHYARPGFQDVSTIHELPYDHSILLENFMDPAHVPISHDRTDFYSKREDAQALLFEVTKRSGRGFAGSWSKSKPPALTNLLSFEAPCILQNSNEYIDKDGTKQYVSALFLCRPTGQGKSMVIIRFGSTLRSPFVRLLPTWFFHQNICKVLEQDMGFLSSQNEILWKEKAPTGRLYINLKSCDTWVAEYRRWKDKVGHGMPYFFGHNSCSLAEDPAVVEHAPAGLTAGISSSMPAKGATGDIHAPNPINRYFRHIVHCKECRSAVKSFQVWRNAFVFMAFTSISMAILASRRQWKAFFLVSAAFCMAGAHACSSALSLIKTNFIRGHRRL encoded by the exons ATGGCTCTACCGTCCTGCTTGCCTTCGCTCCAAAAGCCGTCTCCTTGCGTCTCCTCCGCTTTCCTTCGCCGACCCCTCCTTGTCGCTTCGACCAAGGGGAAACCGGGTGCCGCCACTTCCCGCCAGAGATGGCGTCGCGGGACAGGGTCGGTGGCGGCGGGACCGATGTCGACTGAGGAAGTGCTTCTGCgtccagaggaggaggaggtgaaggaGGAATACGATTGGAGGGAGGAGTGGTACCCACTGTATCTGACGGCGGAGGTGCCGGAGGACGCCCCCTTGGCCCACACCGTGTTCGACGAGAAGATCGTTCTGTTTCGGGATGGTAACGGCGTCATCCGGTGCTTCCAAGATCGGTGCCCCCACAG GTTGGCTAAACTTTCTGAAGGTCAACTCGTTGATGGAAGATTAGAGTGCTTGTATCACGGTTGGCAATTTGGAGATGATGGTAAATGCTTAAAGATACCTCAG CTACCAGATGGGGCTCGAATTCCTCGGTCTGCTTGTGTTAGAACCTATGAAACTAGAGACTCTCAGGGAGTCGTATGGGTTTGGATGTCGGACAAGAACCCACCAGATGAGAACAAGCTCCCCTGGTTTGAACACTATGCAAGGCCAGGCTTTCAAGATGTCTCCACAATCCATGAGCTCCCATATGATCACTCGATACTTCTTGAGAACTTCATGGATCCTGCTCATGTTCCTATATCACATGATCGAACAGATTTTTACTCCAAACGAGAGGATGCACAGGCATTGTTGTTTGAGGTGACCAAGCGCAGTGGCAGGGGTTTCGCAGGATCCTGGAGCAAATCAAAGCCTCCAGCTCTGACTAATCTCCTAAGTTTTGAAGCTCCTTGCATTCTTCAAAATAGCAATGAGTACATCGACAAGGATGGCACCAAACAGTATGTCTCGGCTCTCTTCTTATGCCGGCCTACCGGGCAAGGCAAATCCATGGTCATCATACGGTTTGGATCGACACTGAGGTCCCCTTTTGTCAGATTGCTTCCAACCTGGTTCTTCCATCAGAATATTTGCAAGGTCCTCGAACAAGACATGGGCTTCTTGTCATCACAGAACGAAATCCTCTGGAAGGAGAAGGCACCAACGGGAAGGTTGTACATCAACCTCAAGTCTTGCGATACTTGGGTTGCCGAGTACAGGAGGTGGAAGGATAAGGTAGGCCATGGCATGCCTTATTTTTTTGGTCATAACTCGTGCTCACTTGCTGAAGACCCTGCAGTTGTAGAGCATGCCCCTGCTGGGCTGACAGCTGGGATTTCTTCTTCCATGCCTGCCAAGGGTGCAACCGGAGACATTCATGCTCCAAACCCTATTAATCGCTACTTCCGGCACATAGTACATTGCAAGGAATGCAGAAGTGCTGTTAAATCATTCCAAGTTTGGAGGAATGCCTTTGTTTTTATGGCTTTTACTTCCATTTCTATGGCCATTCTGGCATCAAGAAGGCAGTGGAAGGCTTTCTTTTTAGTTTCAGCTGCATTTTGCATGGCTGGAGCACATGCATGCTCCTCGGCACTTTCCCTTATCAAAACCAACTTCATTCGGGGCCACAGGAGATTGTAA
- the LOC135660526 gene encoding uncharacterized protein LOC135660526: MAPRETIMAIFLALLLSSGVARARSVRKNLGVSLGGGVGLGVGLGLGLDGSTGTGSGSAFASGSGAGTGYGAWSGPNGDSYASSGNGVGFASGSGNCGHGCGYGQGSGAGSFAANGGDSAAGSAGIGSSYGGGSNVVGSGAGSAFGSSAGGGSFRAPAGGSAAGDGIGFASGSNRCGSRCGSGASSAAGGGGSIAGGGSTYGGGSDVVGSGSGSAADSTARGGYYTAPSRGRARSGPDCDSSSPSGGGSQAGSNAFSGSQSGSYGASGEGSSSGSSSAAESGSSSGSTSGTQGSGAWSGSGSGASSTSGSSSRAGSGASAEAGSYAASGAIPGSDGASYAASNAGSSSSSSVSGSGSSSWSASGGASTSASNGGSGFGFGPYNPWTGSNGRSSSGAVGHGFGGGYGFTQGRGYGAASGSGYGEGSGYGSGFGSGGGRG, from the coding sequence ATGGCGCCTCGCGAGACTATTATGGCCATCTTCCTTGCGCTCTTACTTTCTTCGGGCGTGGCGAGAGCCAGGTCAGTGAGGAAAAATCTGGGTGTGAGCTTGGGGGGCGGCGTCGGGCTCGGCGTCGGCCTGGGGCTTGGCCTGGATGGTAGCACCGGCACCGGCTCCGGCTCTGCTTTTGCTTCCGGCTCAGGCGCCGGGACGGGCTACGGTGCATGGTCCGGTCCTAATGGGGATTCTTATGCTTCGTCTGGCAATGGCGTTGGGTTTGCTTCCGGTTCTGGGAACTGTGGCCACGGGTGTGGTTATGGTCAGGGCTCAGGTGCAGGGTCGTTTGCTGCCAATGGCGGCGATTCGGCCGCTGGCAGTGCCGGCATTGGGTCCTCCTATGGTGGTGGATCCAATGTTGTCGGTTCCGGTGCTGGCTCAGCTTTTGGTTCTTCTGCCGGTGGAGGATCCTTTCGTGCGCCTGCTGGTGGCTCGGCTGCTGGCGACGGAATCGGGTTTGCTTCTGGTTCAAACCGCTGTGGCTCTCGCTGTGGCTCCGGTGCGTCGTCTGCCGCAGGTGGAGGTGGATCGATCGCCGGCGGTGGCTCCACCTACGGTGGCGGATCCGATGTTGTCGGTTCCGGTAGTGGCTCAGCCGCTGATTCAACCGCCCGTGGCGGATACTACACTGCTCCGAGCAGGGGCAGAGCACGCTCCGGCCCGGACTGCGACTCGTCCTCGCCATCAGGTGGCGGCTCGCAGGCGGGCTCCAATGCTTTCTCCGGATCACAGAGTGGATCTTATGGCGCGTCGGGCGAGGGCTCGAGCTCCGGTTCTAGTTCTGCCGCCGAATCCGGTTCCAGCTCCGGCTCGACCTCAGGGACGCAGGGCTCCGGCGCATGGTCCGGTTCCGGCAGCGGCGCGAGTTCTACGTCAGGCTCGAGCTCGAGGGCAGGCTCGGGGGCCTCTGCTGAAGCGGGATCATATGCTGCTTCAGGAGCAATCCCCGGCTCCGACGGAGCTTCATACGCGGCTTCCAACGCCGGCTCTTCATCGTCGTCATCCGTCTCCGGATCAGGGTCCAGCTCGTGGTCTGCTTCCGGTGGAGCATCAACGTCAGCTTCCAATGGCGGATCTGGCTTTGGTTTCGGTCCTTACAATCCATGGACTGGTTCCAATGGGAGATCATCCAGTGGCGCAGTAGGTCATGGATTTGGCGGTGGGTATGGCTTTACTCAGGGTCGAGGCTACGGGGCTGCGTCTGGTTCAGGCTACGGCGAGGGGTCTGGTTATGGATCAGGGTTTGGCTCCGGGGGTGGCCGCGGTTGA